One window of Natrinema sp. SYSU A 869 genomic DNA carries:
- a CDS encoding ParA family protein, with protein MLTYTTYSEAGGVGKSTIGAALIESHANHGLDVLAIDMDQQNGSLTYLLDVDAPRDDSQADNIVRHLIDRPKGSFEDLICETEYGFDLIPSHNMLENLEDLLNRAQQMADDLGEGDDFDPYDRLRQVLLASSVPQEYDVIVIDPPATAGPHLYNAVSATRSLVIPVEPTGKGMQSVLGLEELVDGLEDRLEAEIGVLSAVPNGVGRTSDQERYLMEIRDRGYPAPVAIRDRSSLFEGCWDQQCTPRRYVEDYRDRQRDHEMETLEKIDQLTTEIEEVSER; from the coding sequence ATGCTCACATATACGACCTACTCGGAGGCCGGCGGCGTCGGGAAATCGACGATCGGAGCGGCACTGATCGAGTCTCATGCCAACCACGGACTCGATGTCCTCGCAATCGATATGGACCAGCAGAACGGATCACTCACCTACCTCCTTGATGTTGATGCACCTCGAGACGACAGTCAGGCGGATAATATCGTTCGCCACCTGATCGATCGACCGAAAGGGTCCTTCGAGGATCTCATCTGCGAAACGGAGTACGGCTTCGATCTCATTCCGAGTCACAACATGCTCGAGAACCTCGAGGATCTCCTGAACAGAGCACAGCAGATGGCCGACGATCTCGGTGAGGGTGACGACTTCGATCCGTATGACCGGCTCCGACAGGTGCTCTTGGCGTCCAGTGTCCCACAGGAATACGACGTGATCGTTATCGATCCGCCGGCGACTGCGGGCCCGCACCTCTATAACGCCGTTTCGGCCACGCGAAGCTTGGTGATTCCCGTCGAGCCGACCGGCAAAGGAATGCAAAGTGTCCTCGGCTTAGAGGAACTCGTCGATGGCCTCGAGGATCGGCTCGAAGCCGAAATCGGCGTCCTCTCGGCCGTCCCGAACGGCGTCGGTCGAACGTCCGATCAGGAGCGATACCTCATGGAGATTCGCGATCGGGGCTATCCCGCACCGGTCGCGATTCGCGACCGATCGTCGCTCTTCGAGGGCTGCTGGGACCAGCAGTGTACACCGCGACGCTATGTCGAGGACTATCGCGATCGCCAGCGCGATCACGAGATGGAAACCCTCGAGAAGATCGATCAGTTAACGACGGAGATCGAAGAGGTGAGCGAACGATGA
- a CDS encoding heme-binding protein — protein sequence MQTQHSVSLNESKEILDAAEAKATELGVPMNLAVTNDEGNLLAFRRMDGAKLVAASIARDKAYTAAAVKKPTAALKEGSEPGGDVYGLQSTDDTRVVTFGGGIPIEHDGEVVGAVGASGGDVSEDVAVAGVGVDAFSPAE from the coding sequence ATGCAGACACAACATTCGGTTTCGCTAAACGAATCGAAAGAGATACTGGACGCTGCCGAAGCGAAGGCAACTGAACTCGGCGTTCCGATGAACCTCGCAGTAACAAACGACGAAGGGAACCTCCTCGCGTTTCGCCGAATGGACGGTGCGAAGCTCGTTGCAGCGAGTATCGCACGTGACAAGGCCTACACTGCAGCGGCCGTGAAGAAGCCGACGGCAGCCCTGAAGGAGGGATCCGAACCAGGCGGTGACGTGTACGGTCTCCAGTCGACGGACGATACTCGCGTTGTCACGTTCGGTGGCGGTATCCCGATCGAGCACGATGGCGAGGTAGTTGGCGCGGTCGGTGCCAGCGGCGGTGACGTTTCGGAAGACGTTGCGGTCGCCGGCGTAGGGGTCGACGCGTTCAGCCCGGCTGAGTGA
- a CDS encoding glycoside hydrolase family 4, with protein sequence MHQLEERSSSQSRSSVKIGYIGGGSHGWAHTLINDLLQCDDLAGTVSLYDIDYEAAEQNARLANGLADRPDANGAWTFEARRNVDDALADADFVICSIQDPVEETFVHDIDVPQEYGIYQTVADTVGPGGTLRSMRVIPQYREIASTVREQCPDAWVINYTNPMTVCTRALYEEYPDINAIGLCHEVFGTQRLLADVAETHIDEAEDVTANEINMNVKGVNHFTWIDNAYWHGHDVFQYLDRELEERQPIPGFEPGELDDESYWTNHHQIAFDLYDRFGLLGAAGDRHLAEFVPWYLDIDEPAEIQRWGVRLTPSSARTGDSEGPAKMEQYLSGDEEFEFTESGEEVVDIMRALGGLDPIKTHVNYPNRGQTPDLTDGAVVETNAVITGSGVAPITAGELPREIRSMVMTTVNNQETLIEAGFAGDLDLAFQAFLNDPLVTIQRDEARELFAELVDLERDYLRNYDLEDADVLED encoded by the coding sequence ATGCATCAGCTCGAAGAGAGATCTTCGTCGCAGTCGCGTTCCTCGGTAAAGATCGGCTATATTGGTGGCGGCAGTCACGGATGGGCACACACGCTCATCAACGATCTGCTCCAGTGTGATGATCTCGCAGGGACGGTATCACTCTACGATATCGACTACGAAGCGGCCGAACAGAACGCGAGGCTAGCGAACGGTCTCGCGGACCGGCCGGACGCCAACGGAGCGTGGACATTTGAGGCGCGTCGGAACGTTGACGACGCGCTCGCGGATGCCGACTTCGTCATCTGTTCGATTCAGGATCCGGTCGAAGAGACGTTCGTCCACGACATTGATGTCCCACAGGAGTACGGGATTTACCAGACCGTCGCGGATACGGTGGGCCCCGGCGGCACCCTACGCTCGATGCGAGTGATCCCGCAGTATCGTGAGATCGCGTCGACGGTCCGCGAACAGTGTCCCGACGCGTGGGTGATCAATTACACGAACCCGATGACGGTCTGTACGCGGGCGCTCTACGAGGAGTATCCCGATATCAACGCGATCGGACTCTGCCACGAGGTGTTCGGAACCCAACGGCTGCTGGCCGACGTCGCCGAGACGCACATCGACGAGGCCGAGGACGTTACGGCCAATGAGATCAACATGAACGTAAAGGGGGTCAACCACTTCACGTGGATCGATAACGCGTACTGGCACGGCCACGACGTCTTCCAGTACCTCGATCGCGAACTCGAGGAGCGACAACCGATCCCGGGGTTCGAACCCGGTGAACTGGACGACGAGTCCTACTGGACGAACCACCACCAGATCGCCTTCGATCTGTACGATCGGTTTGGGCTGCTCGGTGCGGCGGGCGACCGACACCTCGCCGAGTTCGTCCCCTGGTATCTCGACATTGACGAGCCAGCGGAGATTCAGCGCTGGGGCGTTCGGCTGACACCCAGTTCCGCCCGCACTGGCGACAGCGAGGGCCCAGCGAAGATGGAACAATATCTGTCCGGCGACGAGGAGTTCGAGTTCACCGAGTCCGGCGAGGAGGTCGTCGATATTATGCGTGCGCTCGGGGGGCTCGACCCGATCAAGACGCACGTCAACTACCCGAATCGGGGGCAGACTCCCGACCTGACGGACGGTGCCGTCGTCGAGACCAACGCCGTCATCACCGGCAGCGGCGTCGCACCGATTACCGCCGGCGAACTCCCGCGTGAGATTCGGTCCATGGTCATGACGACCGTGAACAATCAGGAAACGCTCATCGAAGCCGGCTTCGCCGGCGACCTCGATCTCGCGTTCCAGGCGTTTCTCAACGACCCGCTCGTCACCATCCAGCGCGACGAGGCCCGCGAACTGTTTGCCGAACTCGTCGACCTCGAGCGCGACTACTTACGGAACTACGATCTCGAGGACGCCGACGTCCTCGAGGATTAA
- a CDS encoding right-handed parallel beta-helix repeat-containing protein has translation MPLNSTRNSNREETERVESSTATPGVTRRRALSLAATGLAAGAIGTVQASSHDAEVWQTDGTWYAANDGTVYEGPDHIDAIQAAVDSLTAGRDWKETVLIKNSGSVGPHSWDGDLKTVDLPSYTVINHNGTISVEDTGDDLIVPFRAQSVESIEIQNVNIEGNPRYGIWIQSCSDVQLGTISMSLWDTEDVGIGIRIDDSDGGRSQNVTLDYASIEGSQHHAVETYGVDTVDIGTVETVDTGGCGLLLNDTAHATVDHVDATRADQGGGYAGFRCANGAGPDITVNQVDAVDCGRGIFTVSGSEGIEIYNVSLDGNGGNLIQDSRYILIDGGTVTNTGSSGIRIDSRNSDDHPYTTNVTVRNLEITGNAEYGVYETGPDTGDNAIVDNHFCDNASGAIETYADSTDVSGNSYCS, from the coding sequence ATGCCACTAAATAGCACGAGAAATAGTAACAGAGAAGAGACTGAGCGAGTCGAATCGAGTACTGCGACTCCGGGCGTAACCCGTCGCCGCGCGTTATCGCTCGCAGCCACGGGGCTGGCAGCGGGTGCGATCGGTACTGTGCAGGCGAGCAGCCACGACGCAGAGGTGTGGCAGACTGACGGTACCTGGTACGCCGCAAACGACGGGACGGTATACGAGGGTCCGGACCACATCGATGCGATTCAGGCGGCCGTCGATAGCCTCACCGCCGGTCGCGACTGGAAGGAGACGGTCCTGATCAAAAACTCCGGGTCAGTCGGACCCCACTCGTGGGATGGTGACCTCAAGACGGTCGATTTACCCAGTTATACCGTCATCAATCACAACGGGACGATCTCCGTCGAGGACACCGGCGACGACTTGATCGTGCCGTTTCGCGCACAGAGTGTCGAATCGATCGAGATCCAGAACGTCAATATCGAAGGGAACCCCCGCTACGGCATCTGGATCCAGAGCTGTTCGGATGTCCAGTTGGGCACCATCAGTATGTCGCTGTGGGACACCGAGGACGTCGGGATCGGGATTCGGATCGACGACAGCGACGGCGGCCGGAGCCAGAACGTCACACTCGACTACGCCTCCATCGAGGGATCCCAGCATCACGCGGTCGAGACCTACGGCGTCGACACTGTCGACATCGGCACCGTCGAGACCGTCGACACGGGTGGCTGCGGGCTGCTGTTGAACGACACGGCTCACGCGACGGTCGACCACGTCGACGCCACTCGGGCGGACCAGGGCGGGGGCTATGCCGGCTTCCGGTGTGCGAACGGTGCCGGACCGGATATCACCGTCAATCAGGTTGACGCCGTTGACTGCGGTCGCGGGATCTTCACCGTCTCCGGGAGTGAGGGTATCGAGATCTACAACGTGTCCCTCGATGGCAACGGCGGGAACCTTATCCAAGACTCCCGATATATACTCATCGACGGCGGGACTGTTACGAACACTGGTAGCAGCGGTATCCGCATCGACTCGCGGAACAGCGACGACCACCCGTATACGACAAACGTCACGGTCCGAAACCTCGAGATCACGGGCAACGCCGAATACGGCGTCTACGAGACCGGACCCGACACGGGAGACAACGCGATCGTCGACAATCACTTCTGTGACAACGCCAGCGGTGCGATCGAAACATACGCAGACAGCACGGACGTCAGCGGGAACTCGTACTGCAGCTAG
- a CDS encoding carbohydrate-binding family 9-like protein, translating to MKQYTITRTRSDVPLSDAVDGAPWEEAAAIHIDEFSWHESGPKPLTTGRVLYDDEAIYLQFFVEDDDITASVTELNGPTFEDSSVEFFADPTPDEDSLYLNFEPNCCGQFKLAWQEAGWQERGIGRDLISPDLASRISIRTSVTGSTADGDADDDGWWLAAAIPFDVLSTLTGREIAPTAGTEWRGNFYRSGVASDSQKATWNLIEKPEPDYHSPTYFGRLPFE from the coding sequence GTGAAACAGTACACGATCACCCGTACACGAAGCGATGTCCCCCTCAGCGATGCCGTCGACGGGGCGCCGTGGGAGGAGGCAGCGGCAATTCACATCGACGAGTTCTCGTGGCACGAGAGCGGTCCGAAACCACTCACGACCGGCCGCGTTCTCTACGACGACGAGGCGATATACCTACAGTTCTTCGTCGAAGACGACGATATCACCGCGTCGGTGACGGAACTCAACGGTCCAACCTTCGAGGACAGTTCCGTCGAATTCTTCGCCGATCCGACTCCCGATGAGGATTCGCTGTACCTCAACTTCGAGCCGAACTGCTGTGGCCAGTTCAAACTGGCCTGGCAGGAGGCCGGCTGGCAGGAGCGAGGGATCGGTCGCGATCTCATTTCGCCCGACCTCGCCTCGCGGATTTCGATTCGGACCTCGGTTACCGGCTCGACGGCGGACGGCGACGCCGACGATGACGGTTGGTGGCTCGCCGCCGCGATCCCCTTCGACGTTCTCTCGACCCTGACCGGCCGTGAAATCGCGCCGACCGCGGGGACGGAGTGGCGGGGCAACTTCTACCGGAGCGGCGTCGCCTCTGACTCTCAGAAGGCGACCTGGAACCTCATCGAGAAACCCGAACCCGACTATCACTCGCCGACGTACTTCGGTCGGCTTCCGTTCGAGTGA
- a CDS encoding family 78 glycoside hydrolase catalytic domain — translation MSRNQPVDLRTEYASNPIGIDEPTPDLRWRVDADRRGARQTAFRVLVASTPDRLSAGEGNLWDTGKRSSDRPAVTYDGDPLESGTAYYWTVRVWDEADEPSEWSEPARWEMGLLDPDDWAASWIRRPEDGTFERDQFTYLRRELTVEGEIDRARAYVSASHQYELSVNGRTVDRGQSFSYPDFQYYETVDLTDNLETGENAIGALCNWNGAGQGRPAVEPGFICRLEVTFADGSERTVVTDGSWRVREAEWREDAPQRNDEIAEPVEIIDGRRVPLGWDEPGFDTGGWEPADVVGTHPTDPWKRLVARECEVVQSPVEPASIERLDSGSYVVDFGRVYAGLPEVRFEDGTAGHRVELRAGYLLEDDGTVSATEGTQWTDMSYEYVQSDGEGRFRPFNYLGVRYLQIDDPGERLEPEQVRLLATRNDVPDETAATFESANETVDAVFELARHSALYGCQERFVDTPTREKGQFLLDGFNVSQTTTRAFAERTLSRTAIEEFVRSHYRYWTGEGRLNAVYPNGDGKRDIPDFTASFPEWVWRYYRTSSDRRTLDLAYPVVQAVAAYVERHVDADTGLVTALSGGEGGPYEEGIVDWPPEMRYGYDRDWPARTTVNVLCASALGRAADIAAALDRPDHERAHYRDSQHALEAAIDEHLRQDDRYVDGCDASDASDSTSQHANALPLAFDLVPDAHVDAVTEYVADCGMEMGPMMVPWLLEALETADRPDAIVELVTNAEDDGWANILEQGGTFTWETWHCRDSSLPDDHRRNRSESHAMGATVLVSILRTLLGVRSDGVAGEHVEIRPPEAGLESASGRVPTERGTVEISWTRGGEPAGTRADGGSETFRLEATIPWNTSATVALPTGDRDAVATVNGNPVWDDGDGGNSGKSATLPDGVSAVRDGERLAIDVESGTYRFALE, via the coding sequence ATGTCACGGAACCAGCCGGTAGACCTTCGAACCGAGTACGCCTCAAATCCGATCGGAATCGACGAGCCGACGCCCGACCTGCGCTGGCGGGTCGACGCCGACCGCCGCGGCGCGCGACAAACCGCGTTCAGAGTGCTCGTCGCATCGACGCCGGACCGGCTCTCGGCTGGCGAGGGGAACCTCTGGGACACCGGAAAGCGATCGTCGGACCGTCCGGCAGTGACGTACGACGGCGATCCCCTCGAGTCCGGAACTGCGTACTACTGGACAGTTCGAGTATGGGACGAGGCCGACGAACCGAGCGAGTGGAGCGAACCGGCCCGGTGGGAGATGGGACTCCTCGATCCTGATGACTGGGCGGCGTCCTGGATACGCCGTCCCGAAGACGGCACGTTCGAGCGCGACCAGTTCACCTATTTGCGCCGCGAACTCACTGTCGAAGGGGAGATCGATCGGGCACGAGCGTACGTCTCTGCCAGCCACCAGTACGAACTTTCGGTCAACGGCCGCACGGTCGATCGCGGCCAGTCGTTTTCCTATCCGGACTTCCAGTACTACGAGACGGTCGACCTCACCGACAACCTCGAGACGGGCGAGAACGCGATCGGCGCGCTGTGCAACTGGAACGGCGCCGGACAGGGACGACCCGCCGTCGAACCGGGGTTCATTTGCCGACTCGAGGTGACGTTCGCCGACGGTTCCGAGCGCACCGTCGTCACCGACGGATCGTGGCGCGTCCGCGAGGCCGAGTGGCGGGAGGACGCACCGCAGCGAAACGACGAGATCGCCGAGCCGGTCGAGATCATCGACGGTCGCCGGGTCCCGCTCGGCTGGGACGAACCAGGGTTCGATACGGGAGGATGGGAGCCCGCAGACGTCGTCGGCACCCATCCCACGGACCCGTGGAAGCGCCTCGTCGCACGGGAGTGCGAGGTCGTCCAGTCACCGGTCGAACCGGCCTCGATTGAGCGCCTCGACTCCGGCTCGTACGTCGTCGATTTCGGCCGCGTCTACGCCGGGCTTCCCGAAGTGCGCTTCGAGGACGGAACGGCCGGTCATCGAGTCGAACTCAGGGCGGGCTATCTGCTTGAGGACGACGGGACGGTTTCGGCCACCGAGGGTACCCAGTGGACCGACATGAGCTACGAGTACGTCCAGTCCGACGGCGAGGGACGGTTCCGGCCGTTCAACTACCTCGGCGTCCGGTACCTGCAGATCGACGACCCGGGCGAGCGACTCGAGCCCGAGCAGGTGCGACTGCTGGCGACGCGAAACGACGTCCCCGACGAGACGGCGGCGACGTTCGAGTCCGCGAATGAAACGGTCGACGCGGTCTTTGAACTCGCCCGCCATTCCGCGCTGTACGGCTGTCAGGAACGGTTTGTCGACACGCCCACTCGCGAGAAAGGGCAGTTCCTGCTGGACGGCTTTAATGTCTCTCAGACGACGACCCGGGCCTTCGCGGAACGGACGCTGAGCCGGACGGCGATCGAGGAGTTTGTCAGATCCCACTACCGGTATTGGACGGGTGAAGGGCGTCTGAACGCCGTCTACCCGAACGGAGACGGAAAACGCGATATCCCCGATTTCACCGCGTCGTTTCCCGAATGGGTCTGGCGATACTACCGCACGTCCAGCGATCGGCGAACGCTCGATCTCGCTTACCCGGTCGTCCAGGCGGTCGCGGCTTACGTTGAGCGCCACGTCGACGCCGATACCGGACTTGTCACGGCCCTCTCGGGCGGCGAGGGCGGCCCCTACGAGGAGGGGATCGTCGACTGGCCCCCCGAAATGCGCTACGGCTACGATCGGGACTGGCCCGCCAGAACGACGGTCAACGTTCTCTGTGCGAGCGCACTCGGGCGGGCGGCCGACATCGCGGCTGCACTCGACCGACCGGACCACGAGCGAGCGCACTATCGCGACAGCCAGCACGCGCTCGAGGCGGCGATCGACGAGCACCTCCGACAGGACGACCGCTACGTCGACGGTTGTGACGCGAGCGACGCGAGCGATTCCACCTCTCAGCACGCCAACGCCCTCCCGTTAGCGTTCGACCTCGTCCCCGACGCGCACGTCGACGCCGTCACCGAGTACGTGGCCGACTGTGGCATGGAGATGGGGCCGATGATGGTCCCGTGGCTGCTCGAGGCGCTCGAGACCGCGGACCGTCCCGACGCGATCGTCGAACTGGTGACGAACGCCGAGGACGACGGCTGGGCAAACATCCTCGAGCAAGGCGGCACGTTCACCTGGGAGACTTGGCACTGTCGCGACTCGTCTCTGCCGGACGACCACCGGCGCAATCGCAGCGAGTCCCACGCCATGGGCGCGACGGTGTTGGTGAGCATTCTTCGGACGCTTCTGGGCGTTCGCTCCGACGGCGTCGCGGGCGAGCACGTCGAAATCCGCCCGCCTGAAGCGGGACTCGAGTCCGCGTCAGGCCGGGTGCCGACTGAACGGGGCACCGTCGAAATCTCGTGGACGCGAGGCGGCGAACCTGCGGGGACTCGGGCGGACGGTGGCAGTGAGACATTCCGACTCGAGGCGACGATCCCGTGGAATACGTCAGCGACGGTCGCGCTCCCGACGGGCGATCGAGACGCCGTCGCGACTGTCAATGGCAACCCGGTCTGGGACGATGGGGACGGCGGGAACAGCGGGAAATCGGCGACGCTTCCAGACGGCGTCTCGGCCGTTCGGGACGGCGAACGACTCGCAATCGACGTTGAATCGGGGACCTACCGGTTCGCGCTCGAGTGA